One Vespa crabro chromosome 4, iyVesCrab1.2, whole genome shotgun sequence DNA segment encodes these proteins:
- the LOC124423412 gene encoding uncharacterized protein LOC124423412, which produces MSNEMRTKWIFLTLLAVAVAAPNRNVRSLTAPPPWHLPCGEVIEQDSYEDSQQELDSILSDLKLQHQLMLQDYLNRDYEYLYDRVRIGVHEHQYIPNWVPGKKDSNHIRKLAKSSQQMIVNHLPKLHMDLQKFAVAFEELIEDETIIKIQEALKATQSYLMKMLCEVESNIAVLPSLRLPHRVERNVMSKIERDPEDDTRRLIRDWGILLKYKDYLHAWRHVFNY; this is translated from the exons ATGAGTAACGAAATGAGAACGAAATGGATTTTCTTAACTCTTCTCGCTGTTGCCGTTGCAGCACCGAATAGAAACGTCAGATCTTTGACGGCTCCTCCTCCTTGGCACTTGCCATGCGGCGAGGTTATCGAACAAGATTCTTACGAGGATTCACAGCAGGAATTAGACTCGATCTTGAGCGATTTGAAATTGCAGCATCAGCTAATGCTTCAGGATTATCTCAATCGTGATTACGAGTATCTTTACGACCGCGTTAGGATCGGCGTTCATGAGCATCAATACATTCCAAATTGGGTACCCGGAAAGAAGGATTCCAATCATATCCGGAAACTCGCTAAGAGCAGTCAACAGATG atCGTCAATCATTTGCCGAAACTTCATATGGATCTTCAAAAATTCGCGGTCGCCTTTGAGGAATTGATAGAAGACGagacaattataaaaattcaagagGCTTTAAAAGCAACGCAATCTTATCTGATGAAAATGCTTTGCGAGGTCGAAAGCAATATAGCCGTACTTCCGTCTCTACGTTTGCCGCATCGCGTTGAAAGAAATGTCATGAGTAAGATCGAAAGGGATCCAGAAGATGACACGAGAAGGCTCATCCGTGATTGGGGTATTTTACTTAAGTACAAGGACTATCTTCACGCTTGGAGAcacgtttttaattattag